From the genome of Mycobacterium dioxanotrophicus, one region includes:
- a CDS encoding UbiD family decarboxylase, protein MPFDDFRSFLSALRDHGQLIEVDRPVALELEVAKAMRKSAATGGPAIVFNNNGTGFPLVGGIYNSRAKALLAYGCTEANAFDDIVQRLKTRIPPKYVDDGPVHENVITGDDIDLSILPVPKYSPDDGGRYITPGFVVSHDPETGVPDIGHYRCEIIDNKTMTLMAIPNHRFAKNQAKARAMGHKTFRAALVIGVDPMIAYSCPIQVPEDTDDWEVVGGMRGAAVELVKCRTSDVSVPAHAEFVIEFEVDFTQTVTEGPLGEYTGYYTPASPKPVVRPTAITHRNGAYFQALLTGRPTTENHILKQLSFEASFYDIMRQQFPTIEKVAIPASGGVYFRVVIAMRPRFAGEARSAILAAMGSNLRPKQVVVVDPDIDVHDSEQVEWAMAFRTQPARDVIIVDSLPGGPLDPTADESLPQDQRTGSAIGTDATYPYGTVVKKVGDVCGPALEEHGGRVVEVADIPGWRDYELPELDETSRTATTLT, encoded by the coding sequence ATGCCCTTCGATGACTTCCGCTCGTTCCTGAGCGCGTTGCGAGACCACGGACAGCTCATCGAGGTCGACCGGCCGGTGGCCCTGGAACTGGAAGTCGCCAAGGCGATGCGCAAAAGCGCCGCCACCGGCGGCCCCGCCATCGTCTTCAACAACAACGGCACCGGATTCCCGCTCGTGGGCGGCATCTACAACTCTCGCGCCAAAGCGCTGCTGGCGTACGGCTGCACCGAGGCCAACGCGTTCGACGACATCGTGCAACGGTTGAAGACCCGGATTCCGCCGAAGTACGTCGACGACGGACCGGTGCACGAGAACGTCATCACCGGCGACGACATCGACCTCTCGATATTGCCCGTGCCGAAATACAGCCCCGACGACGGCGGCCGGTACATCACCCCCGGCTTCGTCGTCAGCCACGATCCGGAGACCGGCGTGCCCGATATCGGGCATTATCGCTGCGAGATCATCGACAACAAGACGATGACCCTGATGGCCATCCCGAACCACCGCTTCGCCAAGAATCAGGCCAAAGCCCGGGCCATGGGGCACAAGACGTTTCGCGCGGCGTTGGTGATCGGTGTCGACCCGATGATCGCGTATTCGTGTCCCATTCAGGTGCCCGAGGACACCGACGACTGGGAGGTCGTCGGCGGTATGCGGGGCGCTGCCGTGGAGTTGGTGAAGTGCCGCACCAGCGACGTGTCGGTGCCCGCGCATGCCGAGTTCGTCATCGAGTTCGAAGTGGACTTCACCCAGACCGTGACAGAAGGTCCGCTCGGCGAATACACCGGCTACTACACGCCCGCATCACCCAAGCCCGTGGTACGGCCGACGGCGATCACCCACCGCAACGGTGCATACTTCCAAGCCCTGTTGACCGGCCGTCCGACGACGGAAAACCATATCCTCAAGCAGCTTTCATTCGAAGCGTCGTTCTACGACATCATGCGCCAACAGTTCCCGACCATCGAGAAAGTGGCCATCCCGGCCTCGGGCGGTGTGTACTTCCGCGTGGTGATCGCCATGCGCCCGCGCTTCGCCGGGGAAGCCCGCAGCGCCATCCTGGCCGCCATGGGCAGCAACCTGCGGCCAAAGCAGGTCGTGGTGGTCGACCCCGACATCGATGTGCACGATTCCGAGCAGGTGGAGTGGGCCATGGCGTTTCGCACCCAACCGGCGCGCGACGTCATCATCGTCGACAGCCTGCCCGGCGGCCCGTTGGACCCGACAGCCGACGAGTCGCTGCCGCAGGATCAGCGCACCGGGTCGGCGATCGGTACCGACGCCACCTACCCGTACGGCACCGTGGTCAAGAAGGTAGGCGACGTGTGCGGGCCGGCGCTGGAGGAACACGGCGGACGCGTCGTCGAGGTGGCCGACATCCCCGGTTGGCGGGACTACGAGCTCCCGGAGCTCGACGAGACGTCCCGTACCGCAACCACTCTCACGTAG